The nucleotide sequence GGCGTGTGATCTCTCAGTGTGGACGTTGAGGGATCCGGCGGTAGATGTCGTCGAGCAGGTTCCGCATCGCCATGCGGAAGATCTCGGCCTGGTGCTCACCGAGGAAGACGCTGTGCCCGAACACCTCCAGGACGACGAGTCCGTGCAGGTGGCCCCAGGCGCTGAGCAGCAGCGCCGTCGCGGGGGGCGGCAGGTTTCCCAGGCCGTAGTGCGGCAGTTGTTCCAGGTAGGCGTGGAGCGCGGGCGAGAGCGCGGAGGCGTCGGCCGCCGCGAGTTGTTCGGGGGTGAAGCCGCCGAACAGTTCGCGCTCGAAGATCGCGCTCATCCGGCGCGTCGCCTGCGTGGTCGGCCCTTCGACGGGCGCCGCGTAACCCCGTAGCGGAGTCCCGTAGAGGAGTTGGAAGTGCTCCGGGTGGGCAATGGCCCATCGACGGTAGCCCTCGGCGGCGACCACCAGCCGCGGCAGGCCGGGGGTGTCTGCGGCGACGTCCGCCGCGTTGTCCACGGCGTGCTGTACGGCGTCGGCCAGGTCGTCGTACGCCTTCGTGACGAGCGTGGTGACGAGCGCGTCCCGGCTGGGGAAGTAGTGGTAGAGCGCCTGCACGGTCATCCCGAGGCTGCGGGCGACCGCCCGCAACGACAGGGCGGCGGGCCCGTGTTCGGCGAGATGGCGCTCGGCCGCGTCCACGATCTCCTGAGTGGCTGCGGCCCTGCGCCGCTCACGCAGGGAGGGCTGGACCATGGCGTTCTCCTCCGTAGGTCGCGAACGCTCCGGCGAGTAGGCCGAGTGCGCCCGAGTGTCAGAAAAATCTAACACTGCCAAATTTCCCGTCGGCTCACTAACGTCACTCGCGGCGACGAAGAGCGCGACAACTCCGGCTGTTTCGCGCCCCTTTCAGCGCTCGGAAACCCCGTACGAAAACCAAAGGAGAAGGCGCGTGTTTGAACGCATAGCCGAACTGGCGATCCGCAGATCCCGGCTGGTACTCGTCGTCGCCGTCGTGGCTGTGGCTCTCATGGGCGCCTTGGGCTTCGGTGCGTTCGGCAAGTTGCTGGGCGGCGGTTACGACGACCCGGCCTCCCAGTCCGCCCGCGCCGGCAAGGTCATCGAGGAGAAGTTCGGCGGGGAGACGAACCTGATCCTGCTGGTCCGCACCTCCGAAGGACGCGTCGACGCCCCGGCCGCCCGGCAGGGCGGCGAGTCCCTGGTGGCCGAGCTCAAGAAGGAGAAGGACCTGGAGAACGTCGTCTCCTACTGGGAGACGGCCAGCCCCGACCTGCGCTCCAAGGACGGCCGCGAGGCCATGGTGCTCGCCCATGTGACGGGCAACGACACCGAGCGGGACGAGCACACCAAGAGCCTCGTCGAGGCGTACGCAGGACCGTACAAGGGCGGCCTCACCGTCCTGGCCGGCGGCGGCGCCGCCGTGACCAGCGAGATGGGCACGCAGTCGGCCGACGACCTGGCCCTCGCCGAGACCATCGCCGTCCCGATCACCCTCGTCCTGCTGCTCCTTGTCTTCGGCAGCCTGGTCGCGGCCCTGCTGCCGCTGGTGATCGGTGTCGTCGCCATCGCTGGCACGTTCGCCGAGCTGTACATCCTCGGCAGTGTCACCGACGTCTCCGTCTTCGCGATCAACCTGACCACCGCCCTCGGGCTCGGACTGGGCATCGACTACGCCCTGTTGATGGTCAGCCGCTTCCGGGAACAGCTCGCGACAGGGGCGAGCGTGGACGACGCCGTCCGCCGGACGGTGAGCACCGCCGGCCGTACGATCGCGTTCTCCGCGGCGACCGTCGCGGCGGCGCTCGCCGCGCTCCTGGTCTTCCCGCAGTACTTCCTGCGCTCGTTCGGCTACGCCGGCATCGGTGTCGTCGTCATCGCCGCCATCAGCACACTGTTCATCATGCCCGCGCTGCTCGTCGTCCTGGGCCACCGCGTCAACAGCGGCCGGCTGCCGTGGGTCAAGCCTGAGCGCACCACCTCCCGTACGCCGTTCTGGGGCCGGCTGGCAGGCACCGTCATGCGGCGCCCCGCGCTGACCGCGCTTCCCGTACTCGCCGTCCTGCTCGTCGCCGCAGGTCCGCTCCTCGGCATCACCTTCGGCACACCGGACGAGCGGGTGCTCCGCTCGGACGCCGAGAGCCGCCAGGTGTCGTCCGTACTGCAGGAGAAGTTCAACGGCAACGACGACGCCGCCCTCCACGTCGTCATCGACAAGCCCGTGGGCAAGGCGCCACTTGAGTCGTACGCGGCCGAACTGGCCGGTCTCAAGGGCGTCGTACGCGTCGAGACCAGCACCGGCACCTACGGCGACGGCGCCGGCGACTCCGGCGGCGGCAACCCGGCGCTGGGCCGCGCGGACGCCCAACAGCTCAATGTCGTCAGCACCGTGACACCGAAGTCGGACGAGGCGCAGACCCTGGTCGGTACGGTGCGGGCGGTACCCGCACCCGCCGGAACACACTCCCTGGTGGGCGGGGCCGACGCCGAACTGGTCGACTCCAAGCACTCCATCGGCAGCCGCCTCCCGCTCGCCATCACCCTGGTCGCGCTGACCACCTTCCTCCTGCTCTTCCTGTTCACCGGCAGCATCACGCAGCCCCTGCGCGCGCTGCTCCTCAACATGATCAGCCTGGGCGCGACCCTCGGTGTGATGACCTGGATCTTCCAGGACGGCCATCTCTCCTCCCTGCTCGGCTTCACGGCGCAGCCCATGGACGTGTCGATGACCGTGCTGATGTTCTGCATCGCCTTCGGCCTCTCGATGGACTACGAGGTGTTCGTCACCAGCCGCATCAAGGAACTCCACGAACAGGGCGAGGACAACGAGTCCTCCGTGACCAACGGCCTCGGCCACACCGGCCGTATCGTCACAGCGGCGGCCTGCCTGCTGGCGGTGAGCTTCTTCGCCTTCGGCACGGCCAAGCTCAGCTTCATGCAGATGTTCGGCCTGGGCAGCGGCCTGGCCGTCCTCATCGACGCGGTGGCCGTACGCGGCATCCTCGTACCGGCGGCGATGCGCCTGCTGGGCCGTGCGGCCTGGTACGCCCCGGGCCCGCTGCGCACGTTCCACAACCGCTTCGGCCTCAGCGAATCGGCCCCTGAGACCGCCCCGGCGACAACCCCGGAGCTGGTGACCGAAGCGCGGTGACCGACGCGCGGTGACCGACACCGCACCGCAGGCCGGACCGCCCGCCTCCCTCCCCCGGGGGCGGGCGGTTCGTCGTGGCCGCGAATAATGACGGGCCGCGCGGCTATGGGCGCGGCGGATTCGGCACACTGGGCGTACGGTCCTGCCGGTGGTGGTGTTGAGCGCACCACCACCCCGGTCGGCGGACGCCCCCGGCAGGGGTCACGTGATGATGTGCGGCAGGAAACGCGCGTACTCGTCGGTGATCAGCCCTGCGGACTCACGGATACCGAGGCCCGCCGACTCGTCGCCCACCACCCACGCGCCCAGCACCACGCGGTTCCCGTCGAAGTCGGGCAGCGGGGCCAACTCCTGGTAGCAGCAGGGCTCGTCGGTCCGTACGACGGAAGCGGCCCCCGCCTCGTGCACACTGACACCGGCGCCCTCGCGGCCGAGCAGCGGCTTCGCGACGTAACCGCCGGTGGTGGCCAGCTCGCGCGGCCCGTCCAGATAGGCCGGGAGCAGATTCGGGTGGCCGGGGTTGCGTTCCCAAAGGATCGCCAGCAGCGCCTTGTTGGAGAGCAGCATCTTCCACGCGGGCTCTATCCAGCAGGTGGTACCCGTGCCGCCGCCGTTGTCGAGGGTGTCCATGACGTGCTCGCCGAAGCGGTCGGTCACCAGCCATTCCCACGGGTAGAGCTTGAAACAGGCGCGTATGAAGCCCAGTTGCTCGTCCACGAAACGCCCCGACAGCTCGTCCCAGCCGATCGCCTCGACGGAGAGCGCGGCCGTGGCTATGCCCGCCTGCTCGGCGGTCTCGCGCAGGTACGCGACCGTCATCAGGTCCTCGCCCAGCTCGTCGGCCTCGGAATGGGCGAAGTGCAACGGCCCCGGCGGCAGCAGATGCGCCTGCTTCCGCCAGCCGTCCACGAGCCGTTCGTGCAGCGAGTTCCACTGGTCGGCTCGGGGGAACCGCTCCTCCATCCAGAACCACTGCGCGCTCGCCGCCTCGACCAGCGACGTCGGTGTGTCGGCGTTGTACTCCAGCAGCTTGGCCGGCGCGCCGTCCGTACCGTCGTACCGCAGGTCGAACCGCCCGTACAGGGACGGCTGTTCGGCCCGCCGCCGCCACGAGTCGGCGACGAGCTCGGCAACCCGCCGGTCGGTGATGCCCAGCGAGGCGAAGCGGTCCTCGGCCACGATGAACGCGGCTGCGTCGAGGCACAGTTCGTGCAGTTCCTCGACCACTTCTTCCAGCGCCTCCACCTCGGGCAGCGAGAAGGAGTAGTACGCGCTCTCGTCCCAGTAGGGGCGAAGCGTGTCGTCGGGATAGCGGGTCAGGGGATAGACAACACCCTGCTCCTCGACGATCCGCTGCCAGTCCGGGCGCGGTGTGATGGTGTGGCGTCGCATCGGCCGGCGACTCAGCCGCCGTGCGAATCGCCATGGCCGCCGAAGCCGCCCCGGCTGACCGCCGACTTGTCGAAACTGCCGCCGGTCAGCTTCCCGCCACGGACCTTGCCGCCGTAGTAGTAGCGCCCGGTCCCGCCGTCATGGCACTGCTTGTCGTCGATCTTCTTGTACGTCGACGGGTCAACGCAGCGCTTGTCCGGGTCGGAGGAACATGACACGAGCGTCGCCGCCAGCAGCCCTATGCTCCCCAGGACCACCGTCCCCGACCGGAAACTGCCTTGCCGTACCGCACCCATCCGAACCACTCCTCCCCCGCCGGGCACCCCTCGGCAACGGGCCGCCCCTAGGCAAAGCCAGACTAAGCACCTCGCTGATCCCACGAATGCCCGGGTCTCCCCAGCGTATGGCCCCGCACACCACCCCAGTTGCGGAGCCCCAGCCTCCGCCGGCACCGACGCCGGCACGTGCCGTCCCCGGCGCTTACCAGGGCACCGTCTCGCCGTTGCGGTCCAGATACGCCAGGCCGGGCGTGCCCAGCCTGGACAGCAGGATGTCCACCAGGAGCGGGACGGACTCCTCCATCGTGAACGGTGCGTCAGGGCCGCCCAGTTCGGTGCGGATCCAGCCTGGTGCCAGCAGGACGAAGGCACGGCGCGTATCGGCCTGGCGGGCCGCGAAGCTGCGCATGAACATGTTCAAGGCCGCTTTGCTTCCCCGGTAGACCTCGCGGCCCCCGGTGGTGTTGTTGGTGATGCTGCCCTGCCCGGACGTCATCGCCCCGATGAGTCCTGCGGGGGCCACGAGGTCTTCGAGCGCTTCGACGACGCGCATCGGGCTGAGCGCGTTGGTGACCATCACCTCGACGAAGTCGGCTACCGGGACCGCGCCGATCGGCGTCCGCTCGTTGTTCGTGATGCCCGCGTTGACGAAGAGCACGTCGAGGCGGCGGTCGGCGAGACGCTCGTGCAGGGGCGGCAGGTGGTCGGGCTCGTTGATGTCGAGACGCTCGATGGTGACGCGCCCGTCGGCCGCGTCCGCGAGGTCGTGCAGGGGTGTGCGGGCGGTGGTGTCGCGGACCGTGCCGATGACGTGCCAGCCCCGGTCGAGGAATTCCGCCGCCATCGCGTGGCCGAGGCCGCGCGAGGCCCCGACGATGAGGGCGGTCGGCGGCCGCCGGTCCGTGGGAGTCGATTCTGTGGCAGTCGATGACATCCGGCGTCATCTCCGTTCGTTACGTCTCGTTACGTCGTGGGTGCCTGCCAAGTCTGTCCGCCGCGCCGCCGCAGCGGCAGGACGGCGGGGCCGATCTGTAGGATTTCCCCCATGACAGATGCATCAGTGTCTGATTCCTTCGCCTCGCAGCCCGATGATGTGCGAATCATTCGCGCACTACAGATCGCTCCTCGGGCTTCCTTCACTGCGATGGCGTCCGCGCTCGGCCTCACCGAGAGCGCCGTCAACCGCCGCTACCGGCGGCTGTGCGCCGAGGGCGTCATCCGTGTGGCCGGGGTGGTCAATCCGGGGGCGCTGGGACAGAGCCGGTGGCTGGTACGGCTCCGCTGCCGCCCCGGCAGTGTCACGGCCATCGCCGACGCACTCGCCCAGCGCGACGACGTCAACTGGGTGGCGGTGAGCGCGGCGGGCTGCGAGATCACCTGCGCGACGCAGTCACGCACCCGGGAACAGCGCGAAGACCTGCTCGGCCAACGGCTTCCGCGCACCGCCGCCGTGCTCGACATCAATGCCTTCGCCATGCTGCGGCAGTTCATGGGAGGCCGGGGCCACTACTGGGCCGCCCTGCGCGGCGCGCTGTCCGCGGAGGAGGAGACCCTCCTCGGGAGCGACGGTTCCCCGTTCACGGAAGCTCCGGTCGTCGCGCGCGACCCCGTACACCTCACCGCCGACGACGAGAAGATTCTTGACGCCCTCGGCGCGGACGGCCGGGCCGGCCTCACCGACCTCGCCGCCGCTGCGGACTCCACTCCGGGCCGGGTGTCCCGCCGTCTGCACGCTCTGCTCCTGAGCCGCGTCGTCCAGATCGACGTCGAGATCGCCGCGGCGGCTCTCGGCTATCACACCCGGGCCAACCTGTGGCTGCGCGTGCATCCTTCGGCGGTGAAGACCTTCGGACGCGCCCTGGCGCAGGAGCCCGAGATCGCCTTCGTCGCGGCCGTCTCAGGCCCGTACAACCTCCACGCCGTCGCACACTGCCGTGACCTGGACGAGCTGTTCGAGTTCACCTCGGACCGCATCGGGTCCATGCCCGGTCTGCAGACCATGGAGGTCTCCCCGGTCCTGCGGCACATCAAGCAGGCGGGCACACTGCTGTCGGACGGCCGCTTGACGGAGCGCTCCCGCAGGAGCAGGAGTCAGCCGCCCTGACCGGCGCTGCCGACCGGGCCGATCCGCACCGGAGAACCGGCGCCTTCGGTGACGGGCAGGGCGGCCTCGCCCGGCCAGTCGAGGGTGACGGACTTCGTCTCGTCGGGCGGGGTGACGACCAGGCCCGTGATGCGGATGCCGGAGCCGCCCGACTTGTTGAACGGGTAGCTGATCGGGAAGGCCGTCGACTTTCCGTCCTTGAGAACGGCCGATGTGGTCTCCTGGCCGGTGCGCTTGGCGGAGAGCGACCCCGCGTTGGTCTTCA is from Streptomyces sp. NBC_00370 and encodes:
- a CDS encoding TetR/AcrR family transcriptional regulator, which produces MVQPSLRERRRAAATQEIVDAAERHLAEHGPAALSLRAVARSLGMTVQALYHYFPSRDALVTTLVTKAYDDLADAVQHAVDNAADVAADTPGLPRLVVAAEGYRRWAIAHPEHFQLLYGTPLRGYAAPVEGPTTQATRRMSAIFERELFGGFTPEQLAAADASALSPALHAYLEQLPHYGLGNLPPPATALLLSAWGHLHGLVVLEVFGHSVFLGEHQAEIFRMAMRNLLDDIYRRIPQRPH
- a CDS encoding MMPL family transporter, which translates into the protein MFERIAELAIRRSRLVLVVAVVAVALMGALGFGAFGKLLGGGYDDPASQSARAGKVIEEKFGGETNLILLVRTSEGRVDAPAARQGGESLVAELKKEKDLENVVSYWETASPDLRSKDGREAMVLAHVTGNDTERDEHTKSLVEAYAGPYKGGLTVLAGGGAAVTSEMGTQSADDLALAETIAVPITLVLLLLVFGSLVAALLPLVIGVVAIAGTFAELYILGSVTDVSVFAINLTTALGLGLGIDYALLMVSRFREQLATGASVDDAVRRTVSTAGRTIAFSAATVAAALAALLVFPQYFLRSFGYAGIGVVVIAAISTLFIMPALLVVLGHRVNSGRLPWVKPERTTSRTPFWGRLAGTVMRRPALTALPVLAVLLVAAGPLLGITFGTPDERVLRSDAESRQVSSVLQEKFNGNDDAALHVVIDKPVGKAPLESYAAELAGLKGVVRVETSTGTYGDGAGDSGGGNPALGRADAQQLNVVSTVTPKSDEAQTLVGTVRAVPAPAGTHSLVGGADAELVDSKHSIGSRLPLAITLVALTTFLLLFLFTGSITQPLRALLLNMISLGATLGVMTWIFQDGHLSSLLGFTAQPMDVSMTVLMFCIAFGLSMDYEVFVTSRIKELHEQGEDNESSVTNGLGHTGRIVTAAACLLAVSFFAFGTAKLSFMQMFGLGSGLAVLIDAVAVRGILVPAAMRLLGRAAWYAPGPLRTFHNRFGLSESAPETAPATTPELVTEAR
- a CDS encoding Lrp/AsnC family transcriptional regulator, which encodes MTDASVSDSFASQPDDVRIIRALQIAPRASFTAMASALGLTESAVNRRYRRLCAEGVIRVAGVVNPGALGQSRWLVRLRCRPGSVTAIADALAQRDDVNWVAVSAAGCEITCATQSRTREQREDLLGQRLPRTAAVLDINAFAMLRQFMGGRGHYWAALRGALSAEEETLLGSDGSPFTEAPVVARDPVHLTADDEKILDALGADGRAGLTDLAAAADSTPGRVSRRLHALLLSRVVQIDVEIAAAALGYHTRANLWLRVHPSAVKTFGRALAQEPEIAFVAAVSGPYNLHAVAHCRDLDELFEFTSDRIGSMPGLQTMEVSPVLRHIKQAGTLLSDGRLTERSRRSRSQPP
- a CDS encoding SDR family NAD(P)-dependent oxidoreductase, coding for MSSTATESTPTDRRPPTALIVGASRGLGHAMAAEFLDRGWHVIGTVRDTTARTPLHDLADAADGRVTIERLDINEPDHLPPLHERLADRRLDVLFVNAGITNNERTPIGAVPVADFVEVMVTNALSPMRVVEALEDLVAPAGLIGAMTSGQGSITNNTTGGREVYRGSKAALNMFMRSFAARQADTRRAFVLLAPGWIRTELGGPDAPFTMEESVPLLVDILLSRLGTPGLAYLDRNGETVPW
- a CDS encoding glutathionylspermidine synthase family protein, which codes for MRRHTITPRPDWQRIVEEQGVVYPLTRYPDDTLRPYWDESAYYSFSLPEVEALEEVVEELHELCLDAAAFIVAEDRFASLGITDRRVAELVADSWRRRAEQPSLYGRFDLRYDGTDGAPAKLLEYNADTPTSLVEAASAQWFWMEERFPRADQWNSLHERLVDGWRKQAHLLPPGPLHFAHSEADELGEDLMTVAYLRETAEQAGIATAALSVEAIGWDELSGRFVDEQLGFIRACFKLYPWEWLVTDRFGEHVMDTLDNGGGTGTTCWIEPAWKMLLSNKALLAILWERNPGHPNLLPAYLDGPRELATTGGYVAKPLLGREGAGVSVHEAGAASVVRTDEPCCYQELAPLPDFDGNRVVLGAWVVGDESAGLGIRESAGLITDEYARFLPHIIT